The DNA region ACTCTCTTCCTTGTTTCAGTCTTCTCAGGGCTCCTCTATCTCCTCAAGGACTTCTTCCTGtagctcctcttcctccaggctctccctgactgCCCAACCCACCCCTTTTATCACACTTATCTTTATTAGTTGCAGCTTTGACCCATTAAGGGCAAGGCTGTTATTGTTCTTTGGTAATTAGTACAGCTGTGATTTATCAGGGGTGAGGTCACTTGTAATCCCTTCTTCATCTACACATGGGAACAAACTTCTCTGGTTTATCAATCCTCTTTTCTTCCCAAGGACCACCTAATCCTTAATCTGTTGATCTGGATGTGAAAGGACCATTGCTGTTTAGCTCAGGGGAGTACCAGAATGGATTTCAGAGGAGGCTGGGATGGATTTGCTCAGCTGAGCAATAGTTGGTGGCAATGATGGCAGGCACGGCTGTTTGGTACTTTGGACCTTGCAGAGCCACAGAATTCTCTCAATTCAGCTCATGGCTGATGTGTATCAGGTTTTATTACCCAAGTGAGTCGCTCCAGGGATCACAGAGGACACATGCACGTGCTGCAGGCCAGGGCGCATCCCACTCACTGAAGTCCTCATTGAACTGGAGCTCCAGAGCAAGTCTGGGGTGCTtggctggagagcagggaaTGAGCCAGTGCTCATGGGTCTCTGTCCTGGCTTTATTCCCTGCAGTGGGGTCGTGCTAAGTGTTCAAAGTGACCAGATGTGCTTTATTCTCCTCTTCAGGTGAGTTACTACTTCCCCCTGAAGACCCTCTGGCGCTCCTTCTTCGCTGCGCTGGTCGCTGCTTTCACCCTGCGCTCCATCAACCCCTTTGGCAACAGCCGCCTCGTGCTCTTCTACGTGGAGTTCCACATGCCATGGCATCTGCTGGAGCTGGTGCCCTTCATCCTGCTGGGAATATTTGGTGGGCTCTGGGGAGCTTTCTTCATCCGCAGCAACATTGCCTGGTGCAGGCGGCGCAAGACGACGCGTCTGGGCAAGTACCCGGTTCTGGAGGTGTTGGTGGTGACGGCCATCACGGCCATCCTGGCCTTCCCCAATGAGTACACCAGGATGAGCACCAGCGAGCTGATCTCGGAGCTCTTCAATGACTGTGGGATTTTGGACTCGTCCAAGCTCTGCGAGTACGTGAACGATTTCAACAGCACCAAGGGGGACGATCTGCCCGACCGCGCTGCCGGCCCTGGCGTGTACACGGCCATGTGGCAGCTGGCACTGGCCCTCATCATGAAGGTCTTCATCACCATCTTCACCTTTGGCATGAAGGTGAGGGTTGCCTGTAAAGGAGCTCATGTTCTTCCCATGCTCTTCAGGACCCTTAAAGTTTTATTTCCTCCCTAACCAGACGTGTGTCCCCCAAGCTCTGTCAGAAGGGGACAGACTGCAGttgtttgtcctgctgcttgGATCTGAGGGCAGTAGAAACCTTCCAGCCTGACTGTGGGCACCAAATGCAGTCACAAAACTGGTGCCTCAGGGCTCCACATCCCATTTTCCAGATACAGAATGCTCTTAAATTGTCCTGCCTCAAGCTTTTTTGACAAATATGTGATTTAGATGAAAGAGCTAATTGCAAAGCAATCAGTGTCTTAATTTGTTAATGCATAATTGGAGCCGTTCTCGCTCAGAGGGTTTGGAAGTTGTTTGGTGCagcctctggagctgcaggtgtAGTTGCCAGGTGTGAGCTTTCCTGCAGTGGATGGAGCTGATGGACAGTTTTtatgtccctgctcattgcaggggggttggactagatgacttTTCAAACGTTCCTTCCATCTCAGCTCCAGCAAAGCCTCTGCCTCACTCTGGTTTGAGGTTCCACTACTCCTCTGAGCagtccctgggctctgctgctcactGCTCCGTGTTCCCACAGGTGCCCTCGGGGCTCTTCATCCCCAGCATGGCCGTGGGGGCCATCGCGGGCCGGCTGCTGGGGGTGGCCGTGGAGCAGCTGGCCTTCTACCACCATGACTGGCCCATCTTCAGCGGCTGGTGCAGCCAGGGGGCCGACTGCATCACCCCTGGCCTCTATGCCATGGTGGGCGCCGCCGCCTGTCTGGGTAAGCTGGGGCTGGGCCTTGGCTGGCCACGTCAAGAGGTGGTGTGGTGGGTGAATGGTTGGACTCCCTGATCTTAGAGGTTACCCCTGCCTTAATCATTGAaccacagaagggtttgggctgggagggaccttaaagacgATCTCATTCCACCTTGTAGTGATTCTGTGGCTGAAGAGCTGGTGTCACCTCAGGAACCTCAGGAAACACTGTAATGGAGTGTGCCATGTGTTCCTCACCCTGATGGTGTTCTTTTGCCATCTCCAGCCAGTGCTGGGCATGGCAGCTGCAGTGGGGAGCTCCTGAGTGGGAGCCAGAACAGTtgaggctgcccagggactttaattttcctgttgggttttaattcattttatttcctgttctGGCCTTAAATCTCGTGATGCAATTCTGCTTTTAAGTGCTCTGTTTTTTGGTAACACTTCTTCCTCTTGGCTGAGTTGGAGAGACTGGGTGCATGTGACTGAACTTCACTTTCACAATTCCCAGTGCCCTCATCCATGGAATAGTACAGGAGTCCTAATGGACTACTTTATGGGGAGAAACTCTCCTCTAAAAACATGCCACCAAACCCCATCTTTGGCCTTTTTAGAGGGGATACACCTTGTTTGAGCAACCCAGTCTGGTGGGAGGCGTCCTTGCCTGTGacaggggttggaatgagatagACTTCAAGGTTCCTTCAAACCCAGACCCTTCTGGGGATTGTTTGCATGTAATTGGTGGAAGATAAATACACTTTGACTTCATTAATGGTTCTGTTtgctgctgggcagcactgAAGGGTCTGTGCCCCTTTGGGGAAAGGATATTGGAACAAAACTCCTGTAAAATATCTGGGAGTAGTTTTGGGACTTGAATCTCAGAAGTGTAATTAAAACATGCAAGACAAAACCCTGCAGCTCCGTGCCAgggcctgctgctgctgcagggccagagGTTTTGGTGCTGTTCTGGTTGTGTTTGGTGCTGCTGAGCGGGGcagtccagctgtgctggcaccaCCCTGCTCTCGAGGTGGGGACTGCTGTGACACCGTGCCAGGGTGACCCGAGCCGTGCTGTGTTGGCAGGGGGGGTGACCCGGATGACCGTGTCGCTGGTGGTCATCATGTTCGAGCTCACCGGGGGGCTGGAGTACATCGTGCCCCTGATGGCAGCAGCCATGACCAGCAAGTGGGTGGCCGACGCCATCGGCCGGGAGGGGATTTACGACGCCCACATCCGCCTGAACGGGTACCCCTTCCTGGAGGCCAAGGAGGAGTTCTCGCACAAGACACGGGCCATGGACGTGATGCGGCCGCGCAAGAACGACCCTCCCCTGACGGTCATCACGCAGGACTCCATGAGCGTGGAGGATGTGGAGACCATCGTCAGCAGCACCACCTACAGCGGCTACCCCGTGGTGGTGTCCCGCACGTCCCAGCGCCTGGTGGGGTTTGTCCTCAGGAGAGACCTCATCATTTCCATCGGTAAGGGGTGGCAGTGCCCGGGTGAAGGTGCTGGCATTAATGCCAGCTGTCACTGACCTGGGCAGGTCACACACTCctggtgctggtggctgggcCAGCTGGTGCATCCCTGAGCAGTGTGGGTGGGCTCTGCTTGCCTTGGATGTGAAGGACAGGGTGGCTTGTCACAggatcatttaggttggaaaagtcctTCAGGATCACCGAGTCCAACTTGTGtccgatccccaccttgtcaccagcccagagcactgagtgccacatgcAGGCCTTccctggacacctccagggacagggactcAAGCTCCCTTGACAGCCTCTTCCAATGTTAGCAGGCTTTcttgtgaagaaattcctgctgatgtccaacctgacccttccctggcacagcctgaggctgtgtcctcttgccCTGTCACTGGTTGTCTGGGACAATATGGAATAAAATACAGGAACCAGGGCATCAGGGTATTTTGTGCATTGCTGCCTTCTGTGGTACACATGAGTTTCTGCACTTAGGTTCCTTGGAATTTCCAGGGATTCATTAAGAATGGTCCTGTCCCCAAGCTGTGCACAGTGAGGCACAggatgggatttgggttttCAATCAAATATCAAATTTGATTGatcaaatatcccaaatattcTAAAGTATTCTGAACATCCAGCCTGGTGTTTGGCCTGCCAGACCTGGCCCTTCCCAGGAAGCCTTGGAAGGCTGATATCAGATTCCAGTGTGGCAGGTACCCACAGTACCTCTGTGAAGGTCTGAGGGATGGCCAGCACTTTACTTGTTTTCCATTCCTCACCCTGATGATGTCCATGGAGCCTGTGCCAGTCGTTGAATGCTTAAAAATAGTCCTTCAACTGCTCTGCATGGGACCCAAATCAGTGACTCATAAAAGTACAAAGCATTTTATTTACCTCCTCTAAAAACTGGGAAGTTAAAAGGTCTCCAGAACTTGTATTTGCCTGACCCAGAGAACAGTGAGATGCAACAATCAGTTTGGCTTTGGGCAAAACTGATGTGCTGATCCTGCAGTGGAACTTGGGAGATCTTGGAGGTTTTCCCAGGTAATGACTGGCAGGACAAGACCTGAAGttgtgcccaggtgaggtttaGGGTGGATATTGGGGaaatttttttcatggaaagggttgtccaGTCCTGGCAGAGGCTGTcctggagtcaccatccctggaagtgttcaaaaaaaagtgtggatgtggcactttaGGACATGGGTTTGTGGTGaccatggtggtggtgctggtcAACAGTTGGACTGGAGGGTCTTAGGGATCTTatccaaccttaatgattccatgattcccttAGAAGAAAGGCTGGAAATCCATCACACCCTCCTTGGGTGGGAACAGCTCTggcaaagggaaggaaaggactTCTAAAGCCATTAAATGTGAGCTGAGGAACGGGTACGCTCCTCTGTTTGGAAAGGAGTGCTGATACTgattgaaatatttctctttccaGAAAACGCCCGGAAGAAGCAGGATGGGATCGTGAGCACCTCAGTTATTTGTTTCACTGACTACTGTCCCCCCCTGCCTCCGAGCTCCCCGTCTGTGCTGAAGCTCAGGAGCATCCTGGACCTCAGTCCCTTCACGGTGACAGACGAGACGCCCATGGAGATCGTGGTGGACATTTTCCGCAAGCTGGGATTGCGCCAGTGCCTGGTCACCCACAACGGGTAGGAGCCCTGGGGTCAgaactgctctgctcccagggcagaggGGACTGGGAtccagctggggctggatgCTGGAGCAGTTCTTGCCTGGCAAAGGCACCTGTGACAGCccagctccaagccctgtccaacctggcctgggacacttgcagggatggggcagtcacagctgcTGTGAGAGCCTGTGTCAGGGTTTTCCCACCCTCAGAGGGTGCAGTGCTTTCTGTGGGGTGTCACTTTGAATCCCAAAAGGCTCTTCAGCAGCTGCAAGGGGCTCaagcagccctgctggggtCCCTTCTGATGGTGTCAGTGCATTAAAAGTGTTTTTTCGTTTTCCAGGAAGCTGCTCGGGATCATTACCAAAAAGGA from Taeniopygia guttata chromosome 4A, bTaeGut7.mat, whole genome shotgun sequence includes:
- the LOC100229350 gene encoding H(+)/Cl(-) exchange transporter 5 isoform X3, producing MNGTSTMMDFLEEPLPGVGTYEDFNTIDWVREKSRDRDRHREITSRSKESTWALLHSVSDAFSGWLLMLLIGLLAGSLAGLIDISAHWMTDLKEGVCLAGFWFNHEHCCWKSNTTFTDRDKCPEWKSWSQLILGHGEGAFAYILNYLMYVIWALMFSLLAVLLVKGFAPYACGSGIPEIKTILSGFIIRGYLGKWTLVIKTITLVLAVSSGLSLGKEGPLVHVACCCGNILCHLFTKYRKNEAKRREVLSAAAAAGVSVAFGAPIGGVLFSLEEVSYYFPLKTLWRSFFAALVAAFTLRSINPFGNSRLVLFYVEFHMPWHLLELVPFILLGIFGGLWGAFFIRSNIAWCRRRKTTRLGKYPVLEVLVVTAITAILAFPNEYTRMSTSELISELFNDCGILDSSKLCEYVNDFNSTKGDDLPDRAAGPGVYTAMWQLALALIMKVFITIFTFGMKVPSGLFIPSMAVGAIAGRLLGVAVEQLAFYHHDWPIFSGWCSQGADCITPGLYAMVGAAACLGGVTRMTVSLVVIMFELTGGLEYIVPLMAAAMTSKWVADAIGREGIYDAHIRLNGYPFLEAKEEFSHKTRAMDVMRPRKNDPPLTVITQDSMSVEDVETIVSSTTYSGYPVVVSRTSQRLVGFVLRRDLIISIENARKKQDGIVSTSVICFTDYCPPLPPSSPSVLKLRSILDLSPFTVTDETPMEIVVDIFRKLGLRQCLVTHNGKLLGIITKKDVLKHIAQMANQDPDSILFN
- the LOC100229350 gene encoding H(+)/Cl(-) exchange transporter 5 isoform X2 encodes the protein MDQKGYRRGSFQSATSDEDMLEIAGASMDFSMADDDPPLDREMGGFSSYNGGGMNGTSTMMDFLEEPLPGVGTYEDFNTIDWVREKSRDRDRHREITSRSKESTWALLHSVSDAFSGWLLMLLIGLLAGSLAGLIDISAHWMTDLKEGVCLAGFWFNHEHCCWKSNTTFTDRDKCPEWKSWSQLILGHGEGAFAYILNYLMYVIWALMFSLLAVLLVKGFAPYACGSGIPEIKTILSGFIIRGYLGKWTLVIKTITLVLAVSSGLSLGKEGPLVHVACCCGNILCHLFTKYRKNEAKRREVLSAAAAAGVSVAFGAPIGGVLFSLEEVSYYFPLKTLWRSFFAALVAAFTLRSINPFGNSRLVLFYVEFHMPWHLLELVPFILLGIFGGLWGAFFIRSNIAWCRRRKTTRLGKYPVLEVLVVTAITAILAFPNEYTRMSTSELISELFNDCGILDSSKLCEYVNDFNSTKGDDLPDRAAGPGVYTAMWQLALALIMKVFITIFTFGMKVPSGLFIPSMAVGAIAGRLLGVAVEQLAFYHHDWPIFSGWCSQGADCITPGLYAMVGAAACLGGVTRMTVSLVVIMFELTGGLEYIVPLMAAAMTSKWVADAIGREGIYDAHIRLNGYPFLEAKEEFSHKTRAMDVMRPRKNDPPLTVITQDSMSVEDVETIVSSTTYSGYPVVVSRTSQRLVGFVLRRDLIISIENARKKQDGIVSTSVICFTDYCPPLPPSSPSVLKLRSILDLSPFTVTDETPMEIVVDIFRKLGLRQCLVTHNGKLLGIITKKDVLKHIAQMANQDPDSILFN
- the LOC100229350 gene encoding H(+)/Cl(-) exchange transporter 5 isoform X1, with protein sequence MVSHGRWGHQQCWGLEALAMDQKGYRRGSFQSATSDEDMLEIAGASMDFSMADDDPPLDREMGGFSSYNGGGMNGTSTMMDFLEEPLPGVGTYEDFNTIDWVREKSRDRDRHREITSRSKESTWALLHSVSDAFSGWLLMLLIGLLAGSLAGLIDISAHWMTDLKEGVCLAGFWFNHEHCCWKSNTTFTDRDKCPEWKSWSQLILGHGEGAFAYILNYLMYVIWALMFSLLAVLLVKGFAPYACGSGIPEIKTILSGFIIRGYLGKWTLVIKTITLVLAVSSGLSLGKEGPLVHVACCCGNILCHLFTKYRKNEAKRREVLSAAAAAGVSVAFGAPIGGVLFSLEEVSYYFPLKTLWRSFFAALVAAFTLRSINPFGNSRLVLFYVEFHMPWHLLELVPFILLGIFGGLWGAFFIRSNIAWCRRRKTTRLGKYPVLEVLVVTAITAILAFPNEYTRMSTSELISELFNDCGILDSSKLCEYVNDFNSTKGDDLPDRAAGPGVYTAMWQLALALIMKVFITIFTFGMKVPSGLFIPSMAVGAIAGRLLGVAVEQLAFYHHDWPIFSGWCSQGADCITPGLYAMVGAAACLGGVTRMTVSLVVIMFELTGGLEYIVPLMAAAMTSKWVADAIGREGIYDAHIRLNGYPFLEAKEEFSHKTRAMDVMRPRKNDPPLTVITQDSMSVEDVETIVSSTTYSGYPVVVSRTSQRLVGFVLRRDLIISIENARKKQDGIVSTSVICFTDYCPPLPPSSPSVLKLRSILDLSPFTVTDETPMEIVVDIFRKLGLRQCLVTHNGKLLGIITKKDVLKHIAQMANQDPDSILFN